From Nitrospinota bacterium, one genomic window encodes:
- a CDS encoding NADH-quinone oxidoreductase subunit H, with the protein MIPDLIETAFKIAFVFGLNMGFFAPMLGWVERKQSAVMQDRIGANRADILGFTVIGLFHSMADALKLIFKEDFIPRGADRVMHTLAPAIALIPALSAFAVIPFGGKYNLWGHPVNLVIADLDVGVLYVFAIASLATYGVVLAGWASNNNWSFIGGLRAAAQMFSYEVAMGLTIMGLVMYYQSLSLVTIVAKQESFWSWGIIWHWPAFILYFTCAIAENKRTPFDIPEAESELVAGYFTEYSGMKFIMFWMAEFVEIVTIGALCVVLFLGGHHLPGITDRTLIELFGGAGSTTANLIAMFVGIGVFIVKLVILIFVQMTVRWTLPRFRYDQVMKLGWKMILPLSLIWIFVMGAGILSGIVPKP; encoded by the coding sequence GTTCAAGATAGCCTTCGTGTTCGGGCTGAACATGGGCTTTTTCGCCCCTATGCTAGGCTGGGTGGAGCGCAAGCAGTCCGCCGTGATGCAGGACCGTATCGGGGCCAACCGGGCGGACATACTCGGCTTCACAGTGATAGGGCTGTTCCACAGCATGGCCGACGCGCTAAAGCTTATATTCAAGGAAGATTTCATCCCGCGCGGAGCCGACAGGGTGATGCATACCCTGGCCCCGGCCATCGCGCTGATCCCGGCGTTGTCCGCCTTCGCGGTGATCCCGTTCGGCGGCAAGTACAACCTGTGGGGCCACCCGGTGAACCTTGTGATAGCGGACCTGGACGTGGGGGTGCTTTACGTTTTCGCCATAGCGTCGCTGGCCACATACGGTGTGGTGCTGGCCGGATGGGCGTCCAACAACAACTGGTCGTTCATCGGCGGGCTTCGCGCCGCCGCGCAGATGTTTTCGTACGAAGTGGCGATGGGGCTGACCATCATGGGCCTTGTGATGTACTACCAGAGCCTGTCGCTTGTGACCATTGTGGCCAAACAGGAGAGCTTCTGGAGCTGGGGGATAATCTGGCACTGGCCCGCGTTCATACTTTATTTCACATGCGCCATCGCGGAGAACAAGAGGACTCCTTTTGACATACCGGAGGCGGAGAGCGAACTCGTGGCCGGATACTTCACGGAGTATTCGGGGATGAAGTTCATCATGTTCTGGATGGCGGAGTTCGTGGAGATCGTCACCATCGGCGCGCTTTGCGTGGTGTTGTTCCTGGGCGGGCATCACCTGCCGGGGATCACCGACAGGACGCTTATCGAGCTTTTCGGCGGGGCGGGGTCCACCACGGCGAACCTTATCGCGATGTTCGTGGGGATCGGGGTCTTTATAGTGAAGCTGGTGATCCTGATATTCGTGCAGATGACGGTCCGGTGGACGCTTCCCCGGTTCCGTTATGACCAGGTGATGAAGCTCGGGTGGAAGATGATCCTTCCGCTTTCCCTTATATGGATATTTGTGATGGGCGCGGGAATCCTTTCCGGGATAGTGCCCAAGCCGTAG
- a CDS encoding NADH-quinone oxidoreductase subunit I, whose protein sequence is MAITIKKTRREVTLSLWEKSYLPEVLRGMYITLRHFARNFGGLINEFVLGGGRGERKIMTVYYPEETLIPPPAFRGRPVLVRGSNGLEKCVACGLCEAVCPPHCISIIGGERDNGDRYPVSYTLDGARCIFCGRCEEVCPKEAIVMSDSWRELCEYDRSRMLYTKEDLLVPESDLKKRLDLIRSRYYSAAQYETIGR, encoded by the coding sequence ATGGCGATCACGATAAAGAAGACGCGGCGGGAAGTGACGCTCTCCCTTTGGGAGAAGTCATACCTGCCGGAGGTGCTGCGCGGGATGTACATAACGCTGCGCCACTTCGCACGGAATTTCGGCGGGCTGATAAACGAGTTTGTTTTGGGCGGCGGCCGGGGCGAGCGGAAGATAATGACGGTGTATTACCCGGAGGAGACGTTGATCCCTCCGCCCGCGTTCCGCGGCAGGCCGGTGCTTGTGCGCGGGTCCAACGGGCTGGAAAAATGCGTTGCCTGCGGGCTGTGCGAGGCCGTATGCCCTCCACACTGCATCAGCATAATAGGCGGGGAGCGGGACAACGGCGACAGGTACCCCGTGTCTTACACCCTGGACGGGGCGCGGTGCATCTTCTGCGGCAGGTGCGAGGAAGTGTGCCCCAAAGAGGCCATCGTGATGAGCGACAGCTGGCGGGAGCTTTGCGAGTATGACCGGAGCAGGATGCTTTATACGAAAGAGGACCTGCTTGTCCCGGAGAGCGATTTGAAGAAGCGGCTTGACCTGATACGGAGCAGATATTATTCCGCCGCGCAATACGAGACTATTGGAAGATAG
- a CDS encoding NADH-quinone oxidoreductase subunit J, with amino-acid sequence MELLAFNMFAAVAVACSLFMIVSKKPVNSAMNLIAVMFALAGLFAMQEAHLIAALQVLVYAGAIMVLFLFVIMMLNLREKVGMETRRQPFAQLLAVIVLGGLFTPMVALYDPSAVKVKIINQTFGSTAGVGRLLFTDYLLPFEIASVLLLAALVGAVVLTKTRLR; translated from the coding sequence ATGGAACTATTAGCGTTCAACATGTTTGCGGCGGTGGCGGTGGCGTGCTCGCTGTTCATGATCGTGTCCAAAAAGCCGGTCAATTCGGCGATGAACCTGATCGCGGTGATGTTCGCCCTTGCCGGGCTTTTCGCGATGCAGGAAGCGCATCTTATCGCCGCCCTGCAGGTGCTGGTGTACGCCGGGGCCATCATGGTGCTGTTCCTGTTCGTGATAATGATGCTCAACCTCAGGGAGAAAGTAGGGATGGAGACGCGCCGCCAGCCTTTCGCGCAGCTTCTGGCCGTGATCGTGCTCGGCGGGCTGTTCACTCCGATGGTGGCCCTTTACGACCCTTCGGCGGTGAAAGTGAAAATCATAAACCAGACGTTCGGCTCCACGGCGGGGGTCGGGCGGCTTTTGTTCACAGATTACCTGCTCCCATTCGAAATAGCGTCCGTGCTTCTGCTGGCGGCGCTGGTGGGGGCGGTGGTGCTCACAAAAACGAGGCTGCGGTAG
- the nuoK gene encoding NADH-quinone oxidoreductase subunit NuoK produces the protein MITVNHYLALSAVLFSIGVVGVLTRRNIIVIMMSIELMLNAGNLLFVTFARHMGDMGGHVFVFMVMAVAAAEAAVGLAIALALFKNRATVDIDEMNILKG, from the coding sequence ATGATAACAGTAAACCATTACCTCGCGCTGTCCGCGGTATTGTTCAGCATTGGCGTTGTCGGTGTGCTAACACGGCGCAACATCATCGTGATAATGATGTCCATCGAGCTTATGTTGAACGCGGGCAACCTTCTTTTTGTCACTTTCGCCCGGCACATGGGGGACATGGGCGGGCATGTTTTCGTTTTCATGGTGATGGCGGTGGCGGCGGCGGAGGCCGCAGTCGGGCTGGCCATCGCCCTGGCGTTGTTCAAGAACCGCGCCACCGTGGACATTGACGAAATGAACATCCTCAAGGGGTAA
- the nuoL gene encoding NADH-quinone oxidoreductase subunit L, translating to MWGLEHIWWVPALPLIGATLNGLLGFRVSKKMVGVFAVGSTGLSFLVAAMAFFNLLSLPAEERLYESVIFKWIEAGSFTAEAGIQIDPLSAIFLMVVTGVGFLIHVYSIGYMGHEAGYPRYFAYLNLFMFSMLMLVLGNNFLLMFIGWEGVGLCSYLLIGYYYEKQSASDAGKKAFVMNRIGDFGFLLAIMWIFWTFGSIDYTTVFPAAHEKLMLGGMAVTGITLLLFLGATGKSAQIPLYTWLPDAMEGPTPVSALIHAATMVTAGVYMVARCNALFNLAPTTMMVVALIGAATAIFAATMGLYQNDIKRVLAYSTVSQLGYMFLACGVGAYVAAVFHVMTHAFFKACLFLGSGSVIHGMSGEQDMREMGGLGKKMPQTHLTFLISTLAIAGIPPLAGFFSKDEILLSAFLGHTPGHLVFWGLATIAAGVTAFYMFRLYFMTFTGELRAHDHHVRDHVHESPSVMTMPLMILAGLAAVGGFVGLPIIEGGHALREFLAPVFHVHGAPEHPHADLGMELGLMGVSVAMAVIGIFTARYFYFTNPAAAKELAEKEGVTKTIYTLMQNKYYVDEIYDALFVKPIVAFSDKALWKIFDVKIVDGFVNAMADLFMGLGAAFRTMHTGLTRNYALAMVFGGVFLVGFWLVSMGGR from the coding sequence ATGTGGGGTCTTGAGCACATCTGGTGGGTTCCGGCGCTGCCGCTCATAGGGGCGACGCTAAACGGCCTGTTGGGTTTCCGTGTCTCCAAGAAGATGGTGGGCGTTTTCGCCGTAGGCTCCACGGGGCTTTCGTTCCTGGTGGCCGCCATGGCGTTTTTCAACCTTCTTTCGCTTCCGGCGGAGGAAAGGCTTTACGAAAGCGTCATTTTCAAATGGATAGAGGCCGGGTCTTTCACCGCGGAGGCGGGGATACAGATAGATCCGCTTTCCGCGATATTCCTGATGGTGGTGACGGGGGTGGGATTCCTCATCCATGTATATTCCATCGGCTACATGGGGCACGAGGCGGGGTATCCCAGGTATTTTGCGTACCTGAACCTGTTCATGTTCTCCATGCTGATGCTTGTGCTGGGGAACAATTTCCTTTTGATGTTCATCGGCTGGGAAGGGGTTGGGCTTTGCTCGTACCTGCTGATCGGCTATTACTACGAAAAACAGTCCGCCTCCGACGCCGGGAAAAAGGCGTTCGTGATGAACCGGATAGGGGACTTCGGTTTCCTTCTGGCGATCATGTGGATATTCTGGACTTTCGGCTCCATTGATTACACCACGGTGTTCCCGGCGGCGCATGAGAAGCTGATGCTCGGCGGCATGGCGGTGACGGGGATAACGCTTCTTCTGTTCCTTGGCGCCACCGGCAAGTCCGCCCAGATACCGCTATACACCTGGCTGCCGGACGCGATGGAAGGCCCCACGCCGGTGTCGGCCCTCATACACGCGGCGACGATGGTGACGGCGGGAGTGTACATGGTGGCAAGGTGCAACGCCCTTTTCAACCTGGCGCCCACGACCATGATGGTGGTGGCGCTCATCGGCGCGGCGACGGCCATTTTCGCCGCCACAATGGGTCTTTATCAGAACGACATCAAGCGCGTGCTGGCCTATTCCACCGTGTCGCAGCTAGGCTACATGTTCCTGGCGTGCGGGGTGGGCGCGTATGTGGCGGCGGTTTTCCACGTGATGACCCACGCGTTTTTCAAGGCCTGCCTCTTCCTTGGATCCGGCTCGGTGATTCACGGCATGTCCGGCGAACAGGACATGAGGGAGATGGGGGGGCTCGGTAAAAAGATGCCCCAGACGCATCTGACGTTCCTGATATCCACCCTCGCCATCGCGGGCATCCCGCCGCTGGCCGGGTTCTTCTCCAAAGATGAAATACTGCTTTCCGCGTTCCTCGGCCACACACCGGGTCATCTGGTATTTTGGGGATTGGCGACAATCGCCGCCGGCGTGACGGCCTTTTATATGTTCCGGCTTTATTTCATGACATTCACCGGCGAGCTTCGCGCCCATGACCATCATGTGCGCGACCATGTGCATGAATCGCCCTCCGTGATGACCATGCCGCTTATGATCCTGGCCGGCCTTGCGGCGGTGGGGGGATTTGTGGGCCTGCCGATAATCGAGGGGGGCCACGCGTTAAGGGAGTTCCTCGCCCCGGTCTTCCATGTCCACGGCGCGCCGGAGCATCCGCACGCGGACCTGGGCATGGAGCTCGGGCTGATGGGTGTGTCCGTCGCGATGGCTGTCATCGGCATATTCACCGCGCGGTACTTCTACTTCACCAATCCGGCGGCCGCAAAAGAACTCGCGGAAAAAGAGGGGGTGACCAAGACCATATACACCCTCATGCAGAACAAATACTATGTGGACGAAATATACGACGCGCTGTTCGTAAAGCCCATCGTGGCCTTCTCGGACAAGGCGCTGTGGAAGATATTCGACGTGAAGATAGTGGACGGATTCGTCAACGCCATGGCCGACCTGTTCATGGGGCTCGGCGCGGCGTTCCGCACGATGCACACGGGGCTCACCCGCAACTACGCCTTGGCGATGGTGTTCGGAGGTGTGTTCCTTGTGGGCTTCTGGCTGGTTTCGATGGGTGGAAGATAA